In Carnobacterium alterfunditum DSM 5972, the sequence AAAGGGCGTCAAGGCTATCACTTGGTCCAGTCTTTTGACGAGACCGATCAGTTAACACCTGTAAAAGCCCATCAGCTAGGGCAAGAATTCATGTCCGAATTAAGCAAGATGTATCCAGACCATGAAATTTACATGGCGACTCATACCGATACCGACCATCCGCACAATCATTTTGTGCTTAATGCAGTGAACAGTGAAACAGGCGCTAAAATGGCCATTAATCCTCCGGATATCTATGAAATGCATGAAATCAATAACGACATTTCAAAAAAACACCACTTGGTTGAACTGACGAAAGCTAAAAATAAGGTCTATCCGACCGAAATAGCCGCTTATACTCAAACTGGGAAGCAATATGAACGGGATTTAGTCAAAGAAAAAATTTATCATGCGAGAGATCAAGCCCATTCTTATCCGGAATTTAAACAAGCACTGTCTGCTTCAGATGTGGAACTAACGTCTGAGATTGGAAAAAGAGGTCAAACCATCCGACAAAAGTACGTGACTCATGATTCAGAAGGAAAAAAATGGACGTTTACCGCCTCAAGATTAGGCGAAGACTTTAAAAAGGAGCCGATTACCTATGCCATCATGGAACACCAACGAAAACGAGACAAACAACAAGCAGACAGAGAACAACTTGAGCGCAGCAACGCCGAAAGATTACGAGGACTTACTGCTAGCGTACGGGAAGTTGCGGACGAAGTACGAACAGAGCGCAGAACACATGAGTCTGCTCATCAGCCACCTCAACAATCTCGAGCAGTCGATCGAGACTTCGGATCAGAACGGTAAAAACCAACTGGCTTATCATCAGAGGCAAGATCAAGAAAGAAGCGAGTTGTTTCAAGACTTACTGACGGAAAATGAACAATGGAAACAACAAACAGCCGTTGATTTAAAGGATTATTCGCCTGAAAAGATGGAACAAAAGCTCGATAAGATCGTCTATCAGCATTTAGACGACTACCAAGAAAAATTGGATGCGGTCTTGCAGCAAGCGGATCATCAGGCTAAAAAAGAACGTCGGACCGATTGGATCGAACGCATCAGTATTTTAGGCATTGGGGCCGTTACCCTTCTAGCTATTTACGGGATGTTTTCGTTCTTTATGGGGATGTAGGCGATGGGATTATTTTTTGCGAAACTCATGTGACGTATTTTGCCTGTTTTAAGCGTTTTGGTGGTTTTGGTGTGTTCTTATCTAGTTTGGGACGTAAAGTTTCGCCACTGGCGGAAATCAGGCCATTTAAAGCGTGTTAGTCTAGTAGCTCTTGTTTCTTTAGTCGTTTGTTTCAGTGTGTTGCTTTTATTAGGGTATTCAACCCAATCAAAAATACCGTTTGGATCAAAGATTCAAGAAATTTCTGCGGAACAACAACTCATAAAAGAGGAAAAGCAAAGGATTGAAGCGGAAAAAGTAGCGACTGAAGAAAAAGATGATCAAATTAAAGACCAACTAGAAGCTGCTTTAGATGTAGCGGATGAAGAAAGAATATTTCTTACGAACAAAAATGAATCAGCTATCATTACCGAAGATTGGTTTTCTAAAAACCAACAATTCATTGATCAATTATCAGAAGATACAGATCGAGAAGAGTATATGAACCGATTTAAGTCTGTTAGAGACGTTTTCTTGAATTAAAGGTCCTTTTATCTGGTTTAACCTTCACACTTTGATTAACGCTGTTTTCTTGAAGGTTAAGGCATGCAGGTGTTCGAACTGTCGAGCGTAAGTCGAGACACAAGACATTGAAGATGGGCTTAGTCTTTTGTCTCTTGTAACAATCGTATCTTTTTTTTATACGTATAAAGTAACTGTAGATAATTTAGTTAATTACTAATTTGTACCTTGTTTATGACTAATTATTTAGTATAAACGAAACTATTAGTCATAAACATTCTTAGATGAATTATAACGAGGTTATTTTATATTTATCTTAAATACTTTGTCTTTTAAATCTTTTAGGACGAAAAAAAAGCCTTTATATCAGTACTTACAGCTGTTAAACAACGAGGAAAAACTGTGCATTAAACGAGGAAAAACTGTGCATTAAACGAGGAAAAACTGTGCTAAAGACGAATTTGTTTTATTTTTTTCGTCTTTTGTTGTATGATGCCAACTATAGATAATTTTTATTCTTTGAATTGGATTTTTTTCTTTATCAAAGAACTGGAGGATTGAATTATGCAAATTTCAGATCGCAATAAGTCTCAAAAGGTTATACATATGGAAGATTTATATCTTCAAAAAACAGTAGAACATAATGATTTGGTGACTAGTGTAGCTAAAATGGATAAAGTTCCTTTGAAATTTTTTGAGTTGGCAGTATCTTGTTTGAATACTGAACATACTCCTGAAAATAATACGGTTTTTTTGTCGAAAAAAACTCTTTTTTCTTTTTTTAAAGCAGAAGATAATGATAAACATGCTCGGTTCAAAAAAGCTTTAACTACTCTTCATAGACAATCTATTTTTGAGGTTCAAGAAGTAAATGCAAAAGGAAAATTAAATTTTAAAATTATTTCTCCTATTTCCAGTAGTGAATGGAATGATTATAATGATGTTGTAGCAATTAAATTTACAGAAGATATTATGCCCTATCTGATTGATTTAAAACGTAATTTTACCCAATATCTGATTACCGATATTATGGAATTGAATAGTAAATATAGTATTATTTTATATAAATGGTTTTCTATGAATTATAATCAATATGATACTTACAAAGGTACAAGTAAACGTACGAAAAATCAGATTAATCAAATGAAAAATCCTTATATTGATATTCAAGAATTACGTAAAATGACAAATACAGTAAGTGAATATGAAAGAATATTTGATTTTGAAAAAAACATTCTAAAAACAGCTTTAGAAGAAATAAATAAACATACACATTTTTCTATTACTTATGACAAAATAAAAAAAGGACGTTCGATTTCAGGAATTCAATTTTACATCGATAAAAAAGTTGCAAAAAATTCCTTACCTTATAAAGAGAATGATTCGGAATATATTAAAGATAAAGTACAACAAGAACAAGAACAGCAGGAGCTTTTTAATAAGGCTGTACAAAACAAATATACGACTATATTAGGAGAAAATTTATTGATTGGATTTCGAGATATGCAAGATGTTACTAAAATGGCTAATCTACAAAAGCAAGTCTATCCTCTTTATGACGAATTAAAAAAATTACGCGGAATGAACGGAGTTAAATATCATGTTAGTTACGTAGCTAACCATAAAAATGGGGCGGAATCTCAATTGCAAAACATAGTAAAATATCTAAAACGTTCAATTGAGCAATATTTACAAATAGTAAAAATTCAAAATATAGATTAAAGTAAAAAAATTGGAATTATTAATAAGTAGTTTCAACTTTCTTCTGTGATATCGTATTAGATAGTATAGAGATATCATAAATATATCAGAAAGCGGTGAATGTTTTTGTCAGATAACCGTGTTCAAATCATTGTCAGAGCTACAAAAGAAGAAAAAGAAAAACTTAAAGAAATTGCAAAATCAAAAAAAAAGTCTATGAATCAATTAATCCTAGATAGCGTGATTAATATCGATAATGATAGCACAGATGATAGCGCGGAAAATATCAAAGATAGCTCCGTTGATAGCACAATTATTAATATCTTTAAAGATCAATTAGAGAGTAAAGATAAGCAAATTGATAAGTTACAAAATCTACTGGATCAACAACAACAATTATCCCTTCAAACGAATAAACATATTGAACAATTACAGTTTCAATTATCTAATGAAACTATAGAACAATCGACTAATAATCCTCTAGTTAATGATGATTTTGAAGACACTTCCGAAGATTTTGAAAAAAAAGGTTTTTTAAGTCGCTTTTTCAAAAAATGACGTGAAAATCAAATAACCTAAATTGACAAATTGTACAATATGTTGTACGATTTTAATAAGAACAATAAAGGAGGTCAATATAATGGAAGCTGTTGCTTACTCAAATTTTCGTCAAAATTTACGCAGCTATATGAAACAAGTAAATGAAGATGCGGATACATTAATTGTAACGAATAAAAATGTTGAAGATACTGTTGTAGTCTTATCAAAAAGAGATTATGATTCTATGCAAGAAACATTACGAGTATTATCCAATGAGTATGTCATGGATAAACTACGACGTGGGGATCAACAATTTTCTGAAGGTAATTTTAAAACTCATGATTTAATTGAGGTTAGCTTAGATGATTAAAGCATGGTCAGATGATGCGTGGAATGACTATATTTATTGGCATGAACAAGGAAATAAATACAATGTAAAAAAGATCAATAAACTGAT encodes:
- a CDS encoding relaxase/mobilization nuclease domain-containing protein, with product MGAIIKIASATKNGSATVNYIARQGKIDVQLTSAHLTPLDYQAAREQMRQTRELLGKTKGRQGYHLVQSFDETDQLTPVKAHQLGQEFMSELSKMYPDHEIYMATHTDTDHPHNHFVLNAVNSETGAKMAINPPDIYEMHEINNDISKKHHLVELTKAKNKVYPTEIAAYTQTGKQYERDLVKEKIYHARDQAHSYPEFKQALSASDVELTSEIGKRGQTIRQKYVTHDSEGKKWTFTASRLGEDFKKEPITYAIMEHQRKRDKQQADREQLERSNAERLRGLTASVREVADEVRTERRTHESAHQPPQQSRAVDRDFGSER
- a CDS encoding RepB family plasmid replication initiator protein; this encodes MQISDRNKSQKVIHMEDLYLQKTVEHNDLVTSVAKMDKVPLKFFELAVSCLNTEHTPENNTVFLSKKTLFSFFKAEDNDKHARFKKALTTLHRQSIFEVQEVNAKGKLNFKIISPISSSEWNDYNDVVAIKFTEDIMPYLIDLKRNFTQYLITDIMELNSKYSIILYKWFSMNYNQYDTYKGTSKRTKNQINQMKNPYIDIQELRKMTNTVSEYERIFDFEKNILKTALEEINKHTHFSITYDKIKKGRSISGIQFYIDKKVAKNSLPYKENDSEYIKDKVQQEQEQQELFNKAVQNKYTTILGENLLIGFRDMQDVTKMANLQKQVYPLYDELKKLRGMNGVKYHVSYVANHKNGAESQLQNIVKYLKRSIEQYLQIVKIQNID
- a CDS encoding DUF536 domain-containing protein, with product MSDNRVQIIVRATKEEKEKLKEIAKSKKKSMNQLILDSVINIDNDSTDDSAENIKDSSVDSTIINIFKDQLESKDKQIDKLQNLLDQQQQLSLQTNKHIEQLQFQLSNETIEQSTNNPLVNDDFEDTSEDFEKKGFLSRFFKK
- a CDS encoding type II toxin-antitoxin system Phd/YefM family antitoxin: MEAVAYSNFRQNLRSYMKQVNEDADTLIVTNKNVEDTVVVLSKRDYDSMQETLRVLSNEYVMDKLRRGDQQFSEGNFKTHDLIEVSLDD